Genomic segment of Saprospira sp. CCB-QB6:
GGAAGTCGCTGCCTTCCCACCAAGCCCAAAACAAACGATGCTGGCCCGTTAAACCATCAATTACGATCTCAATCAACTCGATTTGCGTAACTAGAAAGGCAGCATACACACAAAGGTGTAGAAAAGCCGCCAAGGGCCGCTTGAACATTTTTTGCTGGCCCAAAGCCACCATGATGGTATTGCGCCAACGCTCTGGACTAGGCTGCGCTTCCTCATCTACTTTTCCCAGCTGTATGTTACGAATAACAAAGCTGTACTTTTTGTAGGAAAAGGCCGCCGTCCCTAGCAATACTAGCGCAAAAAGGATAGGTCCTATCATAATTAAATTGTATTTGAATTGATTAATGGTGTCAGTAACTATTTAGCCCAAAAGTCGTCCCCAAGCAGTTTGGACCAAGGACAAAATTAAATTTTTTATGCTAAATTTATAATCCACCTCTCAGAACTTTCTCCCGATTCTCTTATTTCTGCCCAAATCTATTGGCCCAAAAGCCTTTTTTGCAGCCTAAGGCTTCCCAATCCCCTCGGCCCAGCGCTGCGCAGGGGGGGCGCGTAGCGCCAGACCGAGGCGCTGCAAGCGCCGCAGGGCCGAGCGACTTGCGAGCCCCGAAGCATAGCGGCGGCCAAGCGAGGCGAAGCCGAGCCGGCCGCGGGCCCCAAAACCATCTAACTATGAAAGCGCTTTACTTCCTTATTTTCCTGCTGCCTAGCTGCCTCAGCGCTCAAAATAGCAAGCTGAATGTTGACCTTTTTCGCCTTTGGCAAATGGGCGGCAGCGAAAAACTAGAGCTGATGGTCCAAGGCGATCCGCAGACGATAAAAGAACTGGCCAAACAAACCGATAGTCAATATAAATATGGCCTTAATGATCTGGCCGCCCTCTCTATCCCCCTGCAAAAGCTGCCCCTTTGGTGGGAAAACCCCAAAATTAAAGGCCTGCAAGCCCAGCGCCTTTCCCCTCTCTATTTTTTTGAGCAAGATAGCCTGATGCTGGCCAATAATAACGCCCTTGCCGCTCATGAAGGCTGGGGGTTGCCCCAATCTTTTGAGGGCGAGGAGGTGCTTGTCGGCATTATTGATGACGGCTACGAATGGCAGCATCCCGACTTCTGGCAGCCCGATGATAGCAGCAGCCGCTTCCTGAGCATTTGGGACCAAGATTATTTTTCGCCCAACTTTTTTCTGGGCCAATATGGCTATGGCAGCTATTGGAGCAAGGCCCATATTGATTCGGGCCTGATTACTCATCCCCCAGGCGAACATGGCTCGCATGTGCTGGGCACTGCCGCTGGAAATGGCCTAGCTGCCCAAAAATATAGCGGCATTGCCCCCAAAGCCGAGCTTTTGGCCGTGGCCCTGAGCGAAGATGGACAGTTTTTGCCCCGCTTTGTGGATGCCGTCCACCATATTTTTCAAGAAGCTAAGCGATTGGGAAAACCCTGCGCCATTAACTCTAGTGTAGGGGCCTATTATGGCTCGCATGATGGTCAAGACTTGTATACGGCTATGATTGAAGCTATGCTAGAGGAGGAAAACGGCCGTGCATTGATTCAAGCAGGTGGCAATGCCCGTCAGGCTAAAATGCACTGGCAAAAGAAGCGAGAAGATAGCGCTAGTCTGGCCTTTTTGCCCCTCAATGGCCAAGCATTTCGCAGCTCGGCCTTTATTGATACTAGTGACTGGGCCCAATTGCATTGGCAATTTGAGCTAAAGGGAAGTCAGGGACAAACATTGGTCCTTAGTCGCCCTTTTTCCCCTGCCGATTTGCCGCCGCATAGCCCCCTACCCGCCCAAAGAATAGATACTATATATATAGGTCCACAAGGCCCCCTGATTTTAGAGCAATATTTGGCCGAATGGCAAGGCTGCCTAGAGTGGTATTTTCAACTGCGGGGAAACAATTTGCAAAATCAACAGCTTTTTTTGCATTGGAGCGGGAGCGGCAAGCTTGATATTTGGAGCCATGAACGCAATATGGGACTCTCTGATATTCTTCAACAGGCCAATAGCTCTCATTATGTTGCGCCCGATAACCAACAAACCCTAGCGGCTTATTGGACCTGCTCGCCCAAGGTCATCACGGTGGCGGCCTATCAAAACCGCGATCAACTACATAATTATGCTGGCGATACCGTCTCTTTGGCCTATGCGGGCTTTCCGATCTTTGGGATTGCAGATTTTTCTAGCCTCGGCCCTAGTCGAACGGGCCTACAAAAGCCCGATTTAACGGCCCCTGGGGGGCAGGTCCTTTCGGCAGGCAGTCTGGCCGCCCTGCAAGCCGCTCGAAACAGTAATTATATATATCTGGACCAAGGCGGTTGGCATGTTTCCGCTAAAGGGACCTCTATGGCCGCCCCTATGGTCACGGGGGCCGCTGCCCTCTATTTTCAATGCCAACCCCAGGCCGATTGGGCCGAGCTCAAAGCCGCCTTACTACAATCGGCCCGCAAAGATGCTTGGGTCTATAGCGCTGGCGCGCCGCCCAATATAGACTGGGGAGCAGGTAAACTAGATGTGCAGACGCTTTTGCAAAACTGCCTAAAGCCGGGCTGCCTAGACAGCAACGCCCTCAACTTTGTCCCCAACGCTTGGGTAGAAGATGGCTCTTGCTACTACCCTAGTTCCACAGATTACCTGAGCGAGCAAGGGCCAAAGCTCTGGCCCAATCCCTTTAGCGCCCAACTGCAAATAGAATTACCTCAGGCGGGCCAGCTTTGCTTTTATAATGTTTTGGGCCAAGAAGTGGCTCGCTATATTTTGCCTGCTGGCCCAAAAACAATTGGTACCGAAAATTGGCCCAAGGGCAGTTACTTCTGGAAATGGGAAAATGGACAAAGCGGAAAGCTCATTAAGCAGTAAACAACGCTCAAAAAGGGGCAAAACTTAGGTTTCCCCCCTTTTTTTAGGCCCTAAAATCAATAGACTTCTAAATTTCGCTGCTAAGCGAGTCTAGCTAATTTGTAGTAGGGTCAGTCCAGAAAAAAAAGATAGGGTCTTAGACATACTCCCCAAGCTAATTGTAATTTGCAAATTAAGCTGGGCGTCACGCCCACGTTAATTGTAATCTGCAAATTAAGCTGGGCGCCACGCCCACGTTAATTGTAATCTGCAAATTAGGCTGGGCGCCACGCCCACGTTAATTGTAATCTGCAAATTAGGCTGGGCGCCACGCCCACGTTAATTGTAATTTGCAAATTAGGCTGGGCGCCACGCCCACGTTAATTGTAATCTGCAAATTAAGCTGGGCGTCACGCCCAGGTTAATTGTAATCTGCAAAACAGGCGGGGGATTTTCCCAACACCAATTGTAATCCGCAGATTGGCCCAAAACCTTTGTTTAGCCGCATAAAAAAGGCCGCAGTTCCTTTTTAGGAACTGCGGCCGAGGCATTGGCCCAAGAATTTAGGCGGGGGCCAAGCGTTTTTCGATATATTTAGAATTCATGATGCGGAGGATCGCCATATAATCGAGTTTAAACTCGATCAGATCGCCAACGCCTAATTCCTTTTCATTGCTTCCTAGGTCAATTACGACCATATCCGAGGAGGCGCCCAGCATTTTGTGTTTGGGGTCGGCCAATTGCAGATGGGCTTCATCTACATCTAGCAGGCCAAGGTCGATAATTGCGCGGACCGCTGTTTTTTGTCGAAGTTCTTCTTTAAAAGTCACGGCTTCGCCCTTGAGGTTAAGGCCCATATTGCCATCGGGCACCAGGGGTTTTTCGTTCAGCTCAATGATTTGGGCATAAAGCTTAAAGACATCTTGGTGCATCCGTTCATAGGTCCGATTATTATAGACATCGGTCCCTAGATAAAGGGTCTCTCCTACTCTAAAGTGATTGATTCCCGCGGGCAATAGGTTCTGAAAAATGAGGGGAATCGTCACAGAGGAGCCCCCAGACACCAGCGGAATTTCTCGGTTAAATTTGGCCTCTACCAGTTGTTCATAGAGGCAAAGTTGGATCAATTTATCTTGGCTGGGCAAAACGCCATACATACAAGTGAGATTGGTTCCAATGCCCACCACTTGAATATTGGGCAATTTGAAGACCTGCTCATAAAAGTCCATAAACTCCTCTCGCATCACGCCTTCTCGCAGTTCGCCCATTTCGATCATAATAATCACTTTATGCAATTTATTTTGGCGGGCGGCCTCTTCGGACAGCAGGCGGATGCTTTCGATCTCCGTATTAAAAGAGATATCGGCATATTGGACAATTTCGGGAATAATTTCTTGGGGGGGCGGCTTAATATAGATCGTCTCCACCTCTTCCGAGATAGATTTGATCATTTTGAGGTTGCTCAGGCGGGAGTCGCACAGTTGTTTGGCGCCCAATTTAATGAGTTCCTCTAGGTAGAGGCGGTGGCCACAAAGCATTTTGGAAACCACGGCCCATTGGATATTTTTTTCTTGAAAAAGCTCGTCTAAGCGTTGGTAGTTTTCGGCTAGTTTTTGACTATCTAAGGTGATAAATGCCATTACAAATGGTTTACTGAAAAAATAGGTATGTATTTATCTAGGAGGGTTTTGGGGCTGCCCCTGCGGCCTGCGGCCTTGGGTCGGGCTGTTTCGCAGCTCGCTATTCGCTCGGCCCTTCGGCGCTTGCAGCGCCTCGGTCTGGCCTAACGGCCACTGCTGTCCATCCCTCAGCCAGATTTAATCGCGCTGCTTTGGCCATAGTTTGCTATGAATTTTCTGCTAGGCCAGCTATTTTTTAAGGGCATAGCCTTCGCTATGGCTGAGAAAAATAGGGCCGACTAGCGGGAAATTGCTGCAAACTATAAAAGTGAGTGCGTTTAAATCTGGCTATTGCCTGCGGCCCTTCGGGCCTGTAGGAGGCAGAGGAGTTTATTTTTTCAGTCGCATTTCGAGATAAGGATTAGTAAATCCTAATTTTTCATAAAGCTGCTTAGCGGGATTATCTTTTTCTACATGCAGGGCGATATCTCCGGGGGTTTGCTCAATTGCTGCCTGCATTAGTTGTTTTCCTAGGCCTTTTCCTCTAAATTGCGCATCTACGGCAATATAGACCAGGATATTTTCGGGGATATAGCCAGTCATGCCTGTGCGGTTAAGCACAGTAGTGCCGGCCAATTGCCCTTGATGATAGATGCTAAAAATCTGGCCCCCAGCGGCTTGTTCTGTCTGGCCGAGGGAATAATCCATAGCGGCTAGAATTTGCTCTTTGGGGTCTCCGTATTGTTCTAGATGTTTAAATAAAAAGTTGGCCATTTCTTCTTTCTCCGCTTCAGTTGGCTGATGTTCAGGAGAGTAAGATTTGATCGTTGCCATTTTGATGATAAGTATTTTGAGGTTAAAAAATCTAATTGCGATAACCGTATAGGTTATCTATTTGTTTGAACAAAGGTACAGTTTTCTGTCTGCAAAGCCAGTTGGGTAAAATGCGAGAGCAGGAAAACCCTTGTCTTGAGGGGAGTTGAACTAAATTATTGTTCAAGAAACAACCAATTGACAAACAGACCATTAAGTTGATAAGCGAAAGCTTAAAATATAATTTGGGTTAAATTTTCTTGAGTTTTGCAGGGCCGAAGGCCCGCAAAGGAGCGTAGCGACGCGGCTGAGGGATGGACAGCAGTGGCCGCAGGCCAGACCAAGGCGGCAAAGCCGCCGCAGGGCCGAGCGATCAGCGAGCTGCGAAACAGCCCGACCCAAGGCCGCAGGCCGCAGGGGCAGCCCCAACAAAAAATAAAAAGATGAAAGCAGGAGAAATTATACGATTTATCTATTCGGGTCAGCGGGCCGAGATTTTGGAGGATTATTTAGATGGCAGCTACCGGGTGTGGTTGTTGGAGGAGGATGAGGAGAGCATTGCCTTTGGGGATGATGTTGTGCCAGAGGCCCATTATACGGGCCCGCAGATTTCTGATATCCAGCGGGAGTTTGGCAAAAAGAAGCCGAAAAAAGCGCCCAAGGGATTATCTACTGAAGAATTATTTTATACCAAGGAAGAGATAGAGGCGCGGAAAGCGGGTCGGCCATTGCCGAAAAAAGAGGCTCCTATTCCGGTTTATCAGGCGCCCAAGATTGAGGGCAAGGGGCCAGAAAACAAAGGAATTTACCTTGCGTTTTATCCTTATGCGCAGGGGCAATACAGCATTTACTTAGTCAATGATACGCCTTATGGGTTTAATTTTGAGTTTGAGTTGCAGATTTTGCAGCGCGTAGCGCAGTCGCTCAAGCAGCATATTGGGCCACATGATTACTTTCCGATTGCAGAATTTGCGCATGCCAATTTGAATGATTCGCCTCAGCTTAATTTGCGTTTGCCCGTTTTTGAATTGGAGCATCATTTTAAGCTCAAGTACAAGAAATGGATCAAGTTGCAGCAGGCCATTCCCTTGTTGGGTTTGGAGTTAGAGGGCTATCCTTGCTTTAGTTTAGCGGAATTGGAAGCCCGCAAGGCGCAGCCCAAAACTAGTTTAAAAAAGTACACCTTAGCGCAGCGCAAAACGCAGATTCACAAAGAGATTCATCGCAGATATTACAACAAGCAAGATGCGCAGCGATTGGCGCATTTTGAGCCTCGTTTGGATTTGCATATTGAGAATGTGGTCCCTGAGGATTATAAAGACTTACAGCCCTTTGAGTGTTTAGAATTTCAGCTAGAGGCCCTAGAAGACTATCTTAATCAGGCCCTAGAAATTGGCTTTTCGGGGCAGTTAGAAGTCATTCATGGGGTAGGTACAGGTCGTTTGATGAAAGAGACACATCGGCGTTTGGATCTATTGGAGCGGAAGAAAATGATCAAGGGCTATCAGTGCGAGGGGGGGAACACCTTCGTAAAATTCTAGGCAATTTAGAATCAGGAAATTGGGGCAGAAAAGTTTTTGATATTAGAAAAATAAGCTTAAGTTTGCAGTCGATTTTCAAAAATCTGTTTAAAAAAACGTATTACCATGCCTAAAGTAAAAACGCATTCAGGTGCTAAGAAACGCTTTTCGGTTACGGGTAGCGGCAAGATCAAACGTCGTCGTAGTGGAAAGAGCCACATTTTGACAAAAATGTCAAAAAAGCGTAAGCTTCGTCTACGTCACGCAGGTCTTTGTGCTCCTAGCGATGCCAAGCGCGTTAAGAAGATGCTTAACATCTAGTACTAGCATCTAGAAACATCTAAGAGGTGCCTTAGTGGACAAGTTGTGGGTCCCTTCTCACCTGCACCCCAGGCCCTTATTTTATCTATCTATTTTAAATTATTAAGCTATGCCACGTTCGGTAAATTCTGTAGCTTCAAGAAGAAGAAAGAAGAAAATTTTGAAGCAGGCCCGCGGTTACTTTGGAGCGAGATCTAAAGTTTATACCGTTGCCAAAAATGCGGTTGAAAAAGGTATGCAGTATGCATACATCGGCCGTAAATTGAAAAAGCGCAGCTATCGTGCTCTTTGGATCCAGCGTATCAACGCTGCTGTTCGCCAAGAGGGCCTCAGCTACTCTCGCTTTATGCACCTTTTGTCTCAGAGCGGTATCGAGCTCAACCGTAAAGTGTTGGCCGATCTAGCGATGAACGAGCCTGCTGCTTTCAAAGCTATCGTGAATGCGGTAAAGAAATAGGCAATATTTCTTTGAGATGAATACTTCGGTATTCAGCACAAAAAAAGACCTGTACGCTTGGCGTACAGGTCTTTTTTTGTGCTTTGAACTTGAGTGTTTAGCTCAAAATCATATCCTCATAGCGGATAAATTGCTCAAAGCCTTTTTTGGCAAAATAGGCTTTGGTTTCGGCCTCGCTGCGTTGGCTGCTGACGAGAACGAAATCGCCGCCCCAGGCGCCTAGGGGTTTTACGGTTCCCCAGAAATCATCAAAGAACTGGGCTTTGGGTCCTTCTTGGCCCAGAATGGGTTGCAAAAGGGCCTGATGTTCTTCGAGTAGGTCTTCAAAATCTTCCAAATCCTTGCAGTATTGGGCCACATTATGGGTAATCTGGCTAATTCTGGGAATGGGAGCTTCTCTTTCTTCTGCGGGCTTCACTTTGTAGTGGACCAAAGCTTCGCGGCTGCTCTGCTTTTTATTGAGGTGCAGAAAATAAAGTTGATGTTTAAAATTAGGGGCAAAGGGGGCGGGATAAGCCTGTGGTTGCCCATTAAACAAACGGTAAAGAATAGGCCCCTTAGCCTTGGCTGCGGCCAAATCATAGCCTGAGCCGCCAAAGCTTTCGGCTAGAAGTTGGTGGGCATCCACCTGTGCCCAATCGGCTAATAGACTGATTAAGGTAGAAGATGAACCCAAGCCCCAATCTCTGGGAAACTCTAGTTGGGTGGTTACTTCTAGTCCTTGACCATCCGCTAAGAAATTGGGATTTTTCTCTTGGGCAATTTGGAGCAAGATGAGCAGGCGCTCGGCTTCTTCGGCCTCGCCTTCAACCTTAATCAGTTCCAAATCGGGCAGGCTGACCCAAATCTCTAGCCAGCAATTGCCATTTTCTTCTAGGCTGCGCCAATGCAATTGGCCTTCCTTTTCGCCTTCTTCTACCGCTATACTTTGGCCCTTTTTGGTGGGCAATGCCAGAGCGGTAGCGCCCTCAGTCACAAAATATTCGGCTGTGAGCAAAAGCTTGCCATTGGCATGTTGTGAAAAAATCATAGAGTTTAATTTATTTAGTGTACTATTTTCCTTCCTTTAATTCGGCCTTGCTATAATAACTTTGGCCTCTGCTGTAATAATGTTCTTCCCAAGAACGGATGCGATGTGGGAATTTGGTCTCAAACTGAATCTTTAGCCCTCCTTTTTCTTGGGCATAGCTTAAACTATAGGTAGACAAATCGCCTTCTTCACTCAAGCTAGCCTCTGCTGTTTTAGGCACAAGCAAACTGTGATACAATTGCGCCAACAAGCTAGAAGGTAAAAACTCAAAACGGCCCAAAGGCAGTTTTTCAGGTGAAATGCGAATCAAGTTAAACAGCTCATCTTGCAAAAGAACCTTGGGTAAATCTCGTTGCTGATCGCCTTCTTTGCTTGCATAAGAAAACTGCTGCTGCCGATAGTTATAAGCCCGCAGATTGATTTGATCGAATCGATGGCCCTCCCAGTTTTGCAAACTATTACTCACTTTATAACAATAGGGATCCGCTACCAAATCAATAGGCCGAAAGACCGACTGCATCAAGCGATATTCCCCCTCCTTAAAGCTACGCAATTGATTCAATTCCAAAATGGAAATGGCCCCATCATCATCGGCATTTACTTCATGTTGTTTGGAGCGAGAAAAATGGGCCGAGCGAAAAATGAGCTGGGCCATGCCCTCATATTTTTGCCCATCTAGTTCTTGAACCAAATGATAGTGATTCACCTCCCGCTTGCCCGTCAGCCAATATGCCTTAAACTCTTTTGAAGGCTGCCAGTTGGGGCCCGCAAAAAAGGCAAAGCCTAGACAACTAGATAGTAAGAATAGTCCTAAAATGGAAAACTGTCTCATATTTTAAGCTTGAAAAAGGATGTGCTATCAAAAAAAGCAGAATATCTCTTATCTTCCCTTGAGGATGAAAATTACAAGGATGTTAAGACTCTCTAAATATAGCAAAAAATCAAACTTATGGCGAATTTCTCTTGGCTTCTTCTCTTGGGTTTCCTTACTTTCTCTCTATCCTGGGCCACTGCCCAAGA
This window contains:
- the rplT gene encoding 50S ribosomal protein L20; translation: MPRSVNSVASRRRKKKILKQARGYFGARSKVYTVAKNAVEKGMQYAYIGRKLKKRSYRALWIQRINAAVRQEGLSYSRFMHLLSQSGIELNRKVLADLAMNEPAAFKAIVNAVKK
- a CDS encoding DNA mismatch repair protein MutS, yielding MKAGEIIRFIYSGQRAEILEDYLDGSYRVWLLEEDEESIAFGDDVVPEAHYTGPQISDIQREFGKKKPKKAPKGLSTEELFYTKEEIEARKAGRPLPKKEAPIPVYQAPKIEGKGPENKGIYLAFYPYAQGQYSIYLVNDTPYGFNFEFELQILQRVAQSLKQHIGPHDYFPIAEFAHANLNDSPQLNLRLPVFELEHHFKLKYKKWIKLQQAIPLLGLELEGYPCFSLAELEARKAQPKTSLKKYTLAQRKTQIHKEIHRRYYNKQDAQRLAHFEPRLDLHIENVVPEDYKDLQPFECLEFQLEALEDYLNQALEIGFSGQLEVIHGVGTGRLMKETHRRLDLLERKKMIKGYQCEGGNTFVKF
- a CDS encoding S8 family serine peptidase; the encoded protein is MKALYFLIFLLPSCLSAQNSKLNVDLFRLWQMGGSEKLELMVQGDPQTIKELAKQTDSQYKYGLNDLAALSIPLQKLPLWWENPKIKGLQAQRLSPLYFFEQDSLMLANNNALAAHEGWGLPQSFEGEEVLVGIIDDGYEWQHPDFWQPDDSSSRFLSIWDQDYFSPNFFLGQYGYGSYWSKAHIDSGLITHPPGEHGSHVLGTAAGNGLAAQKYSGIAPKAELLAVALSEDGQFLPRFVDAVHHIFQEAKRLGKPCAINSSVGAYYGSHDGQDLYTAMIEAMLEEENGRALIQAGGNARQAKMHWQKKREDSASLAFLPLNGQAFRSSAFIDTSDWAQLHWQFELKGSQGQTLVLSRPFSPADLPPHSPLPAQRIDTIYIGPQGPLILEQYLAEWQGCLEWYFQLRGNNLQNQQLFLHWSGSGKLDIWSHERNMGLSDILQQANSSHYVAPDNQQTLAAYWTCSPKVITVAAYQNRDQLHNYAGDTVSLAYAGFPIFGIADFSSLGPSRTGLQKPDLTAPGGQVLSAGSLAALQAARNSNYIYLDQGGWHVSAKGTSMAAPMVTGAAALYFQCQPQADWAELKAALLQSARKDAWVYSAGAPPNIDWGAGKLDVQTLLQNCLKPGCLDSNALNFVPNAWVEDGSCYYPSSTDYLSEQGPKLWPNPFSAQLQIELPQAGQLCFYNVLGQEVARYILPAGPKTIGTENWPKGSYFWKWENGQSGKLIKQ
- a CDS encoding alanine racemase gives rise to the protein MAFITLDSQKLAENYQRLDELFQEKNIQWAVVSKMLCGHRLYLEELIKLGAKQLCDSRLSNLKMIKSISEEVETIYIKPPPQEIIPEIVQYADISFNTEIESIRLLSEEAARQNKLHKVIIMIEMGELREGVMREEFMDFYEQVFKLPNIQVVGIGTNLTCMYGVLPSQDKLIQLCLYEQLVEAKFNREIPLVSGGSSVTIPLIFQNLLPAGINHFRVGETLYLGTDVYNNRTYERMHQDVFKLYAQIIELNEKPLVPDGNMGLNLKGEAVTFKEELRQKTAVRAIIDLGLLDVDEAHLQLADPKHKMLGASSDMVVIDLGSNEKELGVGDLIEFKLDYMAILRIMNSKYIEKRLAPA
- a CDS encoding GYDIA family GHMP kinase, with product MIFSQHANGKLLLTAEYFVTEGATALALPTKKGQSIAVEEGEKEGQLHWRSLEENGNCWLEIWVSLPDLELIKVEGEAEEAERLLILLQIAQEKNPNFLADGQGLEVTTQLEFPRDWGLGSSSTLISLLADWAQVDAHQLLAESFGGSGYDLAAAKAKGPILYRLFNGQPQAYPAPFAPNFKHQLYFLHLNKKQSSREALVHYKVKPAEEREAPIPRISQITHNVAQYCKDLEDFEDLLEEHQALLQPILGQEGPKAQFFDDFWGTVKPLGAWGGDFVLVSSQRSEAETKAYFAKKGFEQFIRYEDMILS
- the rpmI gene encoding 50S ribosomal protein L35 encodes the protein MPKVKTHSGAKKRFSVTGSGKIKRRRSGKSHILTKMSKKRKLRLRHAGLCAPSDAKRVKKMLNI
- a CDS encoding septum formation inhibitor Maf, with translation MRQFSILGLFLLSSCLGFAFFAGPNWQPSKEFKAYWLTGKREVNHYHLVQELDGQKYEGMAQLIFRSAHFSRSKQHEVNADDDGAISILELNQLRSFKEGEYRLMQSVFRPIDLVADPYCYKVSNSLQNWEGHRFDQINLRAYNYRQQQFSYASKEGDQQRDLPKVLLQDELFNLIRISPEKLPLGRFEFLPSSLLAQLYHSLLVPKTAEASLSEEGDLSTYSLSYAQEKGGLKIQFETKFPHRIRSWEEHYYSRGQSYYSKAELKEGK
- a CDS encoding GNAT family N-acetyltransferase, translated to MATIKSYSPEHQPTEAEKEEMANFLFKHLEQYGDPKEQILAAMDYSLGQTEQAAGGQIFSIYHQGQLAGTTVLNRTGMTGYIPENILVYIAVDAQFRGKGLGKQLMQAAIEQTPGDIALHVEKDNPAKQLYEKLGFTNPYLEMRLKK